In the Quercus lobata isolate SW786 chromosome 5, ValleyOak3.0 Primary Assembly, whole genome shotgun sequence genome, one interval contains:
- the LOC115989456 gene encoding uncharacterized protein LOC115989456, translating to MDDAKRRAMIKSLAVEQKKTGEIVVPSVPGSSGKRKQPPKSDRPLKQPKVSMEPVVGLMAEGPKAVTQVKQGAGKGLMHAPPVSGEKPPPLLREDSKFALEKLTSILSAEDYEDLGNHSTEVMGETGLFAVGQSLVMMKGLMDRCLNREAALERVRSKLGQTEEELSQLHKWKATMEQKFELSEKTREELEQRTEEAGKALKVKADEVKDLKKKLRHARDDAVSEYRNSESLLKELAGSFLQGFDDSLRQVKKAYPDLDLSMITLTDQGQTSALPVASENTEDLFGEEAAQGDGESAMPNEVAVVDPNKAE from the exons atggacgacgccaagagaagggcaatgataaaatctctagccgtcgagcaaaagaagacgggtgagATCGTTGTTCCCAGTGTGCCGGGGTCATCGGGTAAGAGGAAGCAGCCACCAAAGTCCGACCGTCCACTCAAGCAGCCAAAGGTGTCAATGGAGCCCGTGgtgggcttgatggctgagggcCCTAAGGCCGTCACCCAAGTTAAACAAGGGGCCGGTAAGGGCCTAATGCATGCTCCACCCGTCAGCGGGGAGAAGCCCCCTCCCCTTCTCCGTGAGGACTCGAAGTTCGCTTTGGAGAAGCTTACGTCCATACTTTCTGCAGAGGATTATGAGGATCTTGGGAATCATTCGACGGAGGTGATGGGGGAGACGGGGTTATTTGCCGTCGGACAG tccttggttatgatgaagggcttgatggaccgctgcctcaaccgtgaagcggctctgGAACGGGTACGGTCAAAACTTGGGCAGACGGAAGAGGAGCTTAGCCAGCTGCACAAGTGGAAGGCCACGATGGAGCAGAAGTTCGAACTCTCTGAGAAGACGAGAGAAGAACTTGAACAGAGGACGGAGGAGgctgggaaggccttgaaggTTAAAGCAGACGAGGTGAAGGATCTGAAGAAAAAACTCCGTCATGCAAGGGATGACGCCGTCAGCGAATATCGCAACTCCGAGTCTTTGTTGAAGGAGCTGGCaggatcgttccttcaaggcttcgaCGATTCGCTCCGTCAGGTGAAGAAGGCCTACCCAGATCTGGACTTGTCCATGATAACACTAACTGATCAAGGTCAGACGTCTGCTCTACCCGTCGCCTCCGAAAATACGGAGGATCTCTTTGGAGAAGAGGCAGCTCAGGGTGACGGAGAGTCCGCTATGCCGAATGAGGTCGCTGTTGTCGACCCCAATAAAGCAGAGTAA